A DNA window from Candidatus Sulfotelmatobacter sp. contains the following coding sequences:
- the fusA gene encoding elongation factor G: MALKREYPLERTRNIGIAAHIDAGKTTATERILFYTGRTHKIGEVHDGAATMDWMVQEQERGITITSAATACTWRDTRINIIDTPGHVDFTVEVERSLRVLDGLVALFDSVAAVQPQSETVWRQANKYAVPRVIFVNKMDRMGADFFNCVKQIRTRLGAPATPIQVPIGAEDKFEGVVDLFTMSKIVYTDDLGSTMDHVPVTEVDGELFTTAQEWRQALIEAIAEQDDELLELFFDGQEIPVERLHKALRAATIAGKVLPMLCGSAFKNKGVQPLLDAVVDFLPSPLDAKPITGKDPKDDETISRQPGDDEYFSALAFKIATDPYGNLTYFRVYSGVLEKGSYVYNARSGRKERIGRILRMHANHREDIDAIGAGDIAAAVGLTDTRTGDTLCDEKHPILLENITFPEPVISQAIEPKTKGDQDKMGIALTRLAQEDPTFRMRTDEETQQTIIAGMGELHLEIILDRLKREFKVEANVGKPQVAYREAITKTVEKQGKFVRQTGGKGQYGDVWVRLSPGEVGTGYTFEWKIVGGVIPKEFQKPVMEGIREAAQSGVLAGFPVLDFKVEVFDGSFHDVDSSEMAFKIAGSMAFKEANRSAGPILLEPIMGVEVTAPRDYMGAVNGDLNRRRGQIQSQDEAVGGAVVIKANVPLSEMFGYATDLRSATQGRATYTMEFSHYEKAPKSVEEEIVAKSQGKKLSPV; this comes from the coding sequence ATGGCTCTCAAACGCGAATATCCCCTCGAGCGCACCCGTAACATCGGCATTGCCGCGCACATCGACGCAGGCAAGACGACGGCGACGGAGCGCATCCTTTTCTATACCGGCCGGACGCACAAGATCGGTGAAGTCCACGACGGCGCTGCCACCATGGACTGGATGGTCCAAGAGCAGGAACGCGGGATCACCATCACGTCCGCCGCGACTGCCTGCACCTGGCGCGACACGCGCATCAACATCATCGATACGCCAGGCCACGTGGACTTCACCGTCGAGGTGGAGCGCTCGCTGCGCGTCCTCGACGGCCTGGTCGCGTTGTTCGACTCGGTCGCCGCGGTGCAGCCGCAGTCCGAGACCGTCTGGCGTCAGGCGAACAAGTACGCCGTCCCCCGGGTCATCTTCGTCAACAAGATGGACCGGATGGGCGCCGACTTCTTCAATTGCGTCAAGCAGATCCGCACCCGCCTGGGCGCCCCGGCGACGCCGATCCAAGTGCCGATCGGCGCCGAGGACAAGTTCGAGGGCGTCGTCGACCTGTTCACGATGAGCAAGATCGTCTACACCGACGACCTGGGCTCGACGATGGACCACGTCCCGGTCACCGAGGTGGACGGCGAGTTGTTCACGACCGCGCAAGAGTGGCGCCAAGCGCTGATCGAGGCGATCGCGGAGCAGGACGACGAGCTGCTCGAGCTGTTCTTCGACGGCCAGGAGATCCCGGTCGAGCGTCTGCACAAGGCGCTGCGCGCCGCGACGATCGCCGGCAAGGTGCTGCCGATGCTTTGCGGTTCGGCCTTCAAGAACAAGGGCGTCCAGCCGCTGCTCGACGCGGTCGTCGACTTTCTGCCCTCGCCGCTCGACGCCAAGCCGATCACCGGCAAGGACCCGAAGGACGACGAGACGATCAGCCGTCAGCCCGGCGACGACGAGTACTTCTCGGCGCTGGCGTTCAAGATCGCGACCGATCCGTACGGCAACCTGACGTACTTCCGCGTCTACTCGGGCGTGCTCGAGAAGGGCAGCTACGTCTACAACGCGCGCAGCGGACGCAAGGAGCGCATCGGGCGCATCCTGCGGATGCACGCGAACCACCGCGAGGACATCGACGCCATCGGCGCCGGCGACATCGCCGCGGCGGTCGGTCTGACCGACACGCGCACCGGCGACACGCTGTGCGACGAGAAGCACCCGATCCTGCTCGAGAACATCACCTTCCCGGAGCCCGTCATCTCGCAGGCCATCGAGCCGAAGACGAAGGGCGACCAGGACAAGATGGGCATCGCGCTCACGCGTCTGGCGCAGGAAGATCCGACCTTCCGCATGCGCACGGACGAAGAGACCCAGCAGACGATCATCGCCGGCATGGGTGAGCTGCACCTCGAGATCATCCTCGATCGGCTCAAGCGCGAGTTCAAGGTCGAAGCGAACGTCGGCAAGCCGCAGGTCGCGTACCGCGAAGCGATCACCAAGACCGTCGAGAAGCAGGGCAAGTTCGTCCGGCAGACCGGTGGTAAGGGTCAGTACGGCGACGTGTGGGTCCGCCTCTCGCCGGGTGAAGTCGGTACCGGCTATACCTTCGAGTGGAAGATCGTCGGCGGCGTGATTCCCAAAGAATTCCAGAAGCCGGTCATGGAAGGCATCCGCGAGGCGGCCCAGTCGGGCGTGCTGGCCGGGTTCCCCGTGCTCGACTTCAAGGTCGAAGTCTTCGACGGCTCGTTCCACGACGTCGACTCGAGCGAAATGGCGTTCAAGATCGCCGGCTCGATGGCGTTCAAGGAAGCGAACCGGTCCGCCGGTCCGATCCTGCTCGAGCCGATCATGGGCGTCGAAGTCACCGCGCCGCGCGACTACATGGGCGCGGTCAACGGCGACCTCAACCGCCGTCGCGGTCAGATCCAATCGCAGGACGAAGCCGTCGGCGGCGCGGTCGTCATCAAGGCGAACGTCCCGCTTTCGGAGATGTTCGGCTACGCGACCGATCTGCGTTCGGCGACACAAGGCCGCGCGACCTACACGATGGAGTTCTCGCACTACGAGAAGGCGCCGAAGTCCGTCGAGGAAGAGATCGTCGCAAAGTCTCAGGGCAAGAAGCTCTCACCCGTTTAG
- a CDS encoding acyl-CoA dehydrogenase family protein encodes MSTIAPVHRATPPAPSPTDFLGIDALLNDEERLIRDTARKFVRDRVLPDIAEWFEEGAFPAEIARELGELGLLGMHLQGYECAGTNAVSYGLACLELEAGDSGFRSFVSVQGSLAMLPIWAFGSEEQKREWLPQMAAGEIIGCFGLTEPDFGSDPTGMRTTARRDGDDYVLNGTKMWITNGGVADVAIVWAKLQGEDDGGVGKSVRGFVVPTGSKGFSTRNVDRKLSLRASVTSELVLEDVRLPSDAMLPNVTGMRGPLSCLNEARYGILWGALGAARTCYETALDYAKTRIQFGKPIAAFQLTQEKLVNMMLELNKGMLTALHVGRLKDAGLQHPSHVSFGKLNNVRESLAICREARTILGANGITLEYPVIRHMNNLESVLTYEGTSEVHTLILGQAITGEKAFS; translated from the coding sequence ATGAGTACGATCGCGCCCGTCCACCGCGCCACCCCGCCGGCGCCCAGTCCGACGGACTTTCTCGGGATCGACGCGCTGCTCAACGACGAGGAGCGGCTGATCCGCGACACCGCGCGCAAGTTCGTCCGCGATCGCGTGCTGCCGGACATCGCGGAGTGGTTCGAGGAGGGCGCCTTCCCCGCCGAGATCGCGCGCGAGCTCGGCGAGCTGGGGCTGCTCGGAATGCACTTGCAAGGCTACGAGTGCGCCGGCACCAACGCCGTCTCGTACGGTCTGGCCTGTCTGGAATTGGAAGCCGGCGACTCCGGGTTCCGTTCGTTCGTGTCGGTGCAAGGATCGCTGGCGATGCTCCCGATCTGGGCCTTCGGCTCGGAGGAACAGAAGCGCGAATGGCTGCCGCAGATGGCGGCCGGCGAAATCATCGGCTGCTTCGGCTTGACCGAGCCCGACTTCGGTAGCGACCCGACCGGGATGCGCACGACCGCGCGCCGCGACGGCGACGACTACGTGCTCAACGGAACGAAGATGTGGATCACCAACGGCGGCGTCGCCGACGTCGCGATCGTGTGGGCGAAGCTGCAGGGCGAAGACGACGGCGGGGTCGGCAAGTCGGTGCGCGGCTTCGTCGTCCCGACCGGCAGCAAGGGCTTCTCGACCCGCAACGTCGATCGGAAGCTCTCGCTGCGCGCGTCGGTGACCTCGGAGCTGGTGCTCGAAGACGTGCGCCTTCCCTCCGACGCGATGCTGCCCAACGTCACCGGGATGCGCGGCCCGCTCTCGTGCCTCAACGAAGCGCGCTACGGGATCCTGTGGGGCGCGCTGGGCGCCGCCCGCACCTGTTACGAGACCGCGCTCGATTACGCCAAGACGCGCATCCAGTTCGGCAAGCCGATCGCGGCCTTCCAGCTCACCCAAGAGAAGCTGGTCAACATGATGCTCGAGCTCAACAAGGGCATGTTGACGGCGCTGCACGTCGGGCGCCTCAAGGACGCCGGCCTGCAGCACCCGAGCCACGTCTCGTTCGGCAAGCTCAACAACGTGCGCGAGTCGCTCGCGATCTGCCGCGAAGCGCGCACGATCCTGGGCGCCAACGGCATCACCCTCGAGTACCCGGTGATCCGCCACATGAACAACCTCGAGAGCGTCCTGACGTACGAGGGCACCAGCGAGGTACACACGCTGATTCTCGGCCAAGCGATCACCGGCGAGAAGGCGTTCAGCTGA
- a CDS encoding L-aspartate oxidase — translation MKTDVLVLGAGVAGLAAALAVEGRRVFVAGETPLGRDLASAWAQGGVAAALGAADSPLLHAADTLAAGGGIAEPDVAETLAREAPAAIDALVRLGVPFARADDGALALGLEAAHSRRRIVHVADATGAAILDALLAQARRRPNVQLCDGLRASALLVRPGRVVGAVLVTPAGDQVRVEANAVVLATGGFGGLYARTTTPLAARGAGIALAARAGATLADLEFVQFHPTALRTTADPLPLVSEAVRGEGALLVDAHGTRIMDGIDARGELAPRDVVARAVAAVEAAGGSVLLDAREALGERFAARFPGIFATARRAGIDPRTQPLPVKAVAHYTIGGVATDAYGRTNVPGLWACGEVAATGLHGANRLASNSLVEGLVFGARVGEDVSAIGGTQSASGARSAGARESVAHGTVGAALRELRATMSDALGVVRDEPAMLRALDAFTALERTATDDRIADAALVGTLVARAALARRESRGAHQRSDYAASDPRCAQRSFVAPARLARIS, via the coding sequence GTGAAGACCGACGTCCTGGTGCTGGGCGCCGGCGTGGCGGGGCTCGCCGCGGCGCTGGCGGTCGAAGGACGTCGCGTGTTCGTCGCCGGCGAGACACCGCTCGGGCGCGACCTCGCCTCCGCCTGGGCGCAGGGCGGCGTCGCCGCCGCGCTCGGCGCGGCCGACTCGCCGCTCCTGCACGCGGCCGACACGCTGGCGGCGGGCGGCGGCATCGCCGAACCCGACGTCGCCGAGACGTTGGCGCGCGAAGCGCCGGCGGCGATCGACGCGCTGGTGCGGCTGGGCGTTCCGTTCGCGCGCGCGGACGACGGCGCCCTCGCGCTGGGGCTCGAGGCCGCGCACAGCCGTCGCCGCATCGTGCACGTCGCCGACGCGACCGGCGCGGCGATCCTCGACGCGCTGCTCGCGCAAGCGCGCCGCCGACCCAACGTGCAGCTGTGCGACGGTCTGCGCGCGAGCGCGCTGCTGGTGCGGCCGGGGCGCGTCGTCGGCGCGGTGCTGGTCACGCCGGCCGGCGATCAGGTCCGGGTCGAGGCCAACGCGGTCGTGCTCGCGACCGGCGGGTTCGGCGGGCTGTACGCGCGCACGACGACGCCGCTCGCCGCGCGCGGCGCCGGCATCGCGCTCGCCGCGCGCGCCGGCGCGACGCTCGCCGATCTGGAGTTCGTGCAGTTCCATCCGACCGCGCTGCGCACGACGGCCGATCCGCTGCCGCTGGTCAGCGAAGCGGTGCGCGGCGAGGGCGCGCTGCTGGTCGATGCCCACGGTACGCGCATCATGGACGGCATCGACGCGCGCGGCGAGCTCGCACCGCGCGACGTCGTCGCGCGGGCGGTCGCCGCGGTCGAAGCTGCCGGCGGCAGCGTCCTTCTCGATGCACGCGAAGCGCTCGGCGAGCGGTTCGCGGCGCGCTTTCCCGGCATCTTCGCGACCGCCCGCCGAGCGGGGATCGACCCACGCACGCAGCCGCTGCCGGTGAAGGCGGTCGCGCACTACACGATCGGCGGCGTCGCGACCGATGCGTATGGCCGCACCAACGTGCCGGGCTTGTGGGCGTGCGGCGAGGTGGCCGCGACCGGACTCCACGGCGCGAACCGGCTGGCCAGCAACTCGCTGGTCGAAGGGCTCGTCTTCGGCGCGCGGGTCGGCGAAGACGTCAGCGCGATCGGCGGCACGCAGAGCGCGAGCGGCGCGCGCAGCGCCGGCGCCCGCGAATCCGTCGCGCACGGAACGGTCGGCGCGGCTCTCCGCGAGCTGCGCGCGACGATGAGCGACGCGCTCGGGGTGGTTCGCGACGAACCCGCGATGCTGCGCGCGCTCGACGCCTTCACCGCCCTCGAGCGGACGGCCACGGACGACCGGATCGCCGACGCGGCGCTGGTCGGCACGCTCGTCGCGCGAGCGGCGCTCGCCCGCCGGGAGAGCCGCGGCGCGCATCAGCGTTCCGACTACGCGGCCAGCGATCCGCGCTGCGCCCAGCGCAGCTTCGTCGCCCCCGCTCGGCTGGCGCGCATCTCGTGA
- the tuf gene encoding elongation factor Tu: MAKAKFERSKPHVNIGTTGHVDHGKTTLTAAIINCLATENSSIQKRNVDDIDNAPEEKERGITIAISHQEYETAKRHYAHVDCPGHADYIKNMITGAAQMDGAILVVAATDGPMPQTREHVLLMRQVGVQKIVVFLNKVDLVDDEELLELVEMEVRELLSSYEFPGDEIPIIRGSATKALASSGKRGESDADPIFALMDAVDTYIPTPERPVDKPFLMPVEDVFTITGRGTVGTGRVERGQVKVGEEVEIVGLKDESRKTVVTGIEMFRKLLDVGIAGDNVGVLLRGVERNDIERGQVLAKPGSIKPHKKFKAEVYVLSKEEGGRHTPFFANYRPQFYFRTTDVTGTIKLPEGVEMVMPGDNVQMDVELITPIACEEGLRFAIREGGRTVGAGVVTTVAD, from the coding sequence ATGGCAAAGGCAAAGTTCGAGCGGTCGAAGCCGCACGTCAACATCGGGACGACCGGCCACGTCGACCACGGTAAGACGACGCTCACGGCAGCGATCATCAACTGCCTCGCGACGGAGAACTCGAGCATCCAGAAGCGCAACGTCGACGACATCGACAACGCGCCCGAGGAGAAGGAGCGCGGCATCACGATCGCCATCTCGCACCAGGAGTACGAGACCGCGAAGCGTCACTACGCGCACGTCGACTGCCCCGGTCACGCCGACTACATCAAGAACATGATCACCGGCGCGGCGCAGATGGACGGTGCGATCCTGGTCGTCGCGGCGACCGACGGCCCGATGCCCCAGACGCGCGAGCACGTGCTGCTCATGCGCCAGGTCGGCGTGCAGAAGATCGTCGTGTTCCTCAACAAGGTCGACCTGGTCGACGATGAGGAGCTGCTCGAGCTCGTCGAGATGGAAGTCCGCGAGCTGCTCTCGAGCTACGAGTTCCCCGGCGACGAGATCCCGATCATCCGCGGCTCGGCCACCAAGGCCCTGGCCAGCTCGGGCAAGCGCGGGGAGTCCGACGCCGACCCGATCTTCGCTCTGATGGACGCGGTCGACACCTACATCCCGACGCCGGAGCGTCCGGTCGACAAGCCGTTCCTGATGCCGGTCGAAGACGTCTTCACGATCACCGGCCGCGGTACGGTCGGCACCGGCCGCGTCGAGCGCGGCCAGGTCAAGGTCGGTGAGGAAGTCGAGATCGTCGGTCTGAAGGACGAGAGCCGCAAGACCGTCGTCACCGGTATCGAGATGTTCCGCAAGCTGCTCGACGTCGGCATCGCCGGCGACAACGTCGGCGTGCTCCTCCGCGGCGTGGAGCGCAACGACATCGAGCGCGGCCAGGTGCTGGCCAAGCCCGGTTCGATCAAGCCGCACAAGAAGTTCAAGGCCGAGGTCTACGTCCTCTCCAAGGAAGAGGGCGGCCGCCACACGCCGTTCTTCGCGAACTATCGTCCCCAGTTCTACTTCCGCACGACCGACGTGACCGGCACGATCAAGCTGCCGGAAGGCGTCGAGATGGTGATGCCCGGCGACAACGTCCAGATGGACGTCGAGCTGATCACGCCCATCGCGTGTGAGGAAGGCCTCCGCTTCGCGATCCGCGAGGGCGGCCGCACCGTCGGCGCCGGCGTCGTCACCACCGTCGCCGATTAA
- a CDS encoding SpoIIE family protein phosphatase, whose translation MMSPERRGALASLDTAALDLLPDAIWVAGPRGEIVQANVAWRRLTRTAGDRLADESFVVLLHPDDLVRVQDRWRAHVASGTEYDDEYRLLDEDGRYRWYRGRAAAIGDGGVTLGWIGSIVPCEDEHRARERATLQADVNALFASVTDPDALIDALLARAVPAHADYAVIDLFDERGSFERVASAGPPNVRELLGAARERYRNASSIVGTSWHVAATGEAMLLNLPTQRTWSDEAERLYGDLGVRSAIIVPLTDGVHRLGSLALGRLGEDATPFGEDDLRFYADLAARAAAVISHARTTRELIGSERRYRALADGLPDLIAVTDAGGRLAYVNEPWVRRTGLRVDPGGEDGWSAVVHPDDLAALHAMFDRARTEQRGFEAQHRLRGRDQAYRWYLHRGEPIHARDALTGWIGTLTDIDERKRAEDALRIVVEASSVFGVIDGSATLQGIADVAIAHLADWCTIYLYDEAQRLRPAAVAHRDPLRLRVAREYLRRFPVRDDDERALVASTGRAVRLDPLPPDWLESVDDLEQRAVLASLDLAGYLFVPLTLDDQRLGVMSLGLEAAGDQHFNDEDEQLAVLLAQRAAIGIANARLYERQRQVARTLQAAFLPAALPAVSGVAFDGVYTAGTQDLSIGGDWYDALTYDETTLGFSVGDVAGHGLEAAVTMGKMRQTFRALAVVERDPARVLAIADSVLRREHPDVFVTAFAATYELRSRTLRYANAGHPAPFVRGADGALDRLATGGIPLGLASFDALGTHARMLSPGDLIVTFTDGLIETTRDLAAGEALVARTLAHPAFAICTTPAALLRALVVPDEPGDDIAILTMRVGGGPDWSFDANDSNAAQAARAAFVARLTAAGVDDELRVAGEVVFGEIVGNIARYTPGTVDLALRGEPRGLVLAALDRGPGFHWNAMPPKAMAESGRGLFLIEALARSVRAEYLSGFGTYLEVVLAAVS comes from the coding sequence ATGATGTCGCCGGAGCGCCGCGGTGCGCTCGCGTCGCTGGACACCGCCGCGCTCGACCTGCTGCCGGACGCCATTTGGGTGGCCGGCCCGCGCGGCGAGATCGTGCAGGCGAACGTGGCCTGGCGGCGCTTGACGCGCACCGCCGGTGATCGCCTGGCCGACGAGAGCTTCGTCGTGCTGCTGCACCCCGACGATCTGGTGCGCGTCCAGGACCGTTGGCGGGCGCACGTCGCCAGCGGCACGGAGTACGACGACGAATACCGTTTGCTCGACGAGGACGGGCGGTACCGATGGTACCGCGGGCGCGCGGCGGCGATCGGTGACGGCGGTGTGACGCTTGGCTGGATCGGCTCGATCGTCCCCTGCGAGGACGAGCATCGCGCGCGCGAGCGAGCGACCCTGCAGGCCGACGTCAACGCGCTGTTCGCCTCGGTGACCGATCCCGACGCGTTGATCGACGCGCTGCTGGCGCGCGCCGTCCCGGCCCACGCCGACTACGCCGTCATCGATCTCTTCGACGAGCGTGGCTCGTTCGAGCGCGTCGCCAGCGCCGGGCCGCCCAACGTGCGCGAGCTGTTGGGAGCGGCCCGCGAGCGCTATCGGAATGCCAGCTCGATCGTCGGCACGTCGTGGCACGTCGCGGCGACCGGCGAGGCGATGCTGCTGAACCTGCCGACGCAGCGCACCTGGTCCGACGAAGCCGAGCGCCTTTACGGCGACTTGGGCGTGCGCTCCGCGATCATCGTGCCGTTGACCGACGGCGTGCACCGGCTGGGTTCGCTGGCCTTGGGCCGGCTCGGCGAGGATGCGACGCCGTTCGGCGAGGACGATCTGCGCTTCTACGCCGATCTCGCCGCGCGCGCGGCCGCGGTGATCTCGCACGCGCGCACGACGCGCGAGCTGATCGGTTCCGAGCGCCGGTACCGCGCGCTCGCCGACGGCCTGCCGGACCTGATCGCGGTCACCGACGCCGGCGGCCGGCTGGCGTACGTCAACGAGCCCTGGGTGCGCCGCACCGGCTTGCGCGTCGACCCCGGCGGCGAGGACGGCTGGTCCGCTGTCGTGCATCCGGACGATCTGGCCGCGCTGCACGCGATGTTCGACCGGGCCCGCACCGAGCAGCGCGGCTTTGAGGCGCAGCACCGTCTGCGCGGCCGCGACCAGGCGTACCGCTGGTACTTGCACCGGGGCGAGCCGATCCACGCTCGCGACGCGCTGACCGGCTGGATCGGGACGTTGACGGACATCGACGAGCGCAAGCGTGCCGAAGACGCGCTGCGCATCGTCGTCGAAGCCAGCAGCGTCTTCGGCGTCATCGACGGGTCGGCGACGCTGCAAGGGATCGCCGACGTCGCGATCGCCCACCTCGCCGACTGGTGTACGATCTACCTCTACGACGAGGCGCAGCGGCTGCGTCCGGCCGCCGTCGCCCACCGCGATCCGCTGCGCCTGCGGGTCGCGCGCGAGTATTTGCGCCGCTTCCCGGTGCGCGACGACGACGAGCGCGCGCTGGTCGCCTCGACGGGCCGTGCCGTGCGCTTGGATCCGCTCCCGCCGGATTGGCTCGAGAGCGTCGACGACCTCGAGCAGCGCGCGGTCCTGGCGTCCTTGGATCTGGCCGGCTACCTGTTCGTCCCGCTGACGCTCGACGATCAGCGGTTGGGCGTGATGTCGCTGGGGCTCGAGGCGGCCGGCGACCAGCACTTCAACGACGAAGACGAGCAGCTGGCCGTGCTGCTGGCGCAGCGCGCCGCGATCGGCATCGCCAACGCGCGGCTCTACGAGCGCCAGCGCCAGGTCGCGCGCACGCTGCAAGCGGCGTTCTTGCCGGCCGCGCTGCCGGCGGTCAGCGGCGTCGCGTTCGACGGCGTCTACACCGCCGGCACGCAAGACCTGAGCATCGGCGGCGATTGGTACGACGCGCTGACCTACGATGAGACGACGCTGGGCTTCTCGGTCGGCGACGTCGCCGGGCACGGTCTGGAGGCCGCCGTGACGATGGGCAAGATGCGCCAGACGTTTCGCGCGCTGGCCGTCGTCGAACGCGACCCGGCGCGCGTCTTGGCCATCGCCGACAGCGTGCTGCGCCGCGAGCATCCCGACGTCTTCGTGACCGCCTTCGCCGCGACGTACGAGCTGCGCAGCCGCACGCTTCGCTACGCCAACGCCGGCCATCCCGCGCCGTTCGTGCGCGGCGCCGACGGCGCGCTCGATCGGCTCGCGACCGGCGGCATTCCGCTCGGGCTGGCGTCGTTCGACGCGCTGGGCACGCACGCGCGCATGCTCAGTCCCGGTGACCTCATCGTGACCTTCACCGACGGCCTGATCGAGACGACGCGCGACTTGGCCGCCGGCGAGGCGCTGGTCGCGCGCACGCTGGCGCACCCGGCGTTCGCCATCTGCACGACGCCCGCCGCCCTGCTGCGCGCGCTGGTCGTCCCCGACGAGCCGGGCGACGACATCGCGATCCTGACGATGCGCGTCGGCGGCGGTCCCGATTGGAGCTTCGACGCCAACGACTCGAACGCGGCGCAGGCGGCCCGCGCCGCGTTCGTCGCTCGGCTCACCGCGGCCGGCGTCGACGACGAGCTGCGGGTCGCCGGCGAGGTCGTGTTCGGCGAGATCGTCGGCAACATCGCGCGCTACACGCCGGGCACCGTCGATCTCGCGCTGCGCGGCGAACCGCGCGGCCTGGTGCTGGCGGCGCTCGACCGCGGTCCCGGCTTCCACTGGAACGCCATGCCGCCGAAGGCGATGGCGGAGAGCGGCCGGGGACTCTTCCTCATCGAGGCGCTGGCGCGCAGCGTGCGCGCCGAGTATCTGTCCGGCTTCGGCACCTACCTGGAAGTCGTGCTGGCCGCCGTCAGCTGA
- the nadA gene encoding quinolinate synthase NadA, giving the protein MVETLPFTPEIAERTRPIYDRVARVIPAVEWPVHAPYVDAINRLKRERNAVILAHNYQTPEIFHGVADIVGDSLQLAREAQRAQADTILVCGVHFMGETAKILNPSRRVIVPDARAGCSLAESITAADVRALRARHPGVPIVTYVNTSAEVKAESDVCCTSSNAVRVVEALGVPTVIMIPDEFLANYVAANTSVEIIAWKGHCEVHERFRGVDVESLRETEEGVLVIAHPECPPDVIAAADFAGSTAAMIDFVRDRAPQRVVLLTECSMSDNVAAEFPNVAFVRPCNLCPHMRRNTLPKILRALETLQDEVLVDESVRVRAQASLDRMMAIA; this is encoded by the coding sequence ATGGTCGAAACCCTGCCTTTCACCCCCGAGATTGCCGAGCGGACGCGTCCGATCTACGACCGGGTCGCGCGCGTCATCCCCGCCGTCGAGTGGCCGGTCCACGCGCCGTACGTCGACGCGATCAACCGGCTCAAGCGCGAGCGCAACGCCGTCATCCTCGCGCACAACTACCAGACGCCGGAGATCTTCCACGGCGTGGCCGACATCGTCGGCGACTCGCTGCAGCTGGCGCGCGAGGCGCAGCGCGCGCAAGCCGACACCATCCTCGTCTGCGGCGTGCACTTCATGGGCGAGACCGCCAAGATCCTCAACCCCAGCCGCCGCGTCATCGTCCCCGACGCGCGCGCCGGCTGCTCGCTGGCGGAGTCGATCACCGCCGCCGACGTGCGCGCGCTGCGCGCGCGACACCCGGGCGTTCCGATCGTGACCTACGTGAACACCTCGGCCGAGGTCAAGGCGGAGTCCGACGTCTGCTGCACGTCCTCGAACGCGGTCCGCGTCGTCGAGGCGCTCGGCGTCCCGACCGTCATCATGATCCCCGACGAGTTCCTGGCCAACTACGTCGCCGCCAACACCAGCGTCGAGATCATCGCGTGGAAGGGCCACTGCGAGGTGCACGAGCGCTTCCGCGGCGTCGACGTCGAGTCGCTGCGCGAGACGGAAGAAGGCGTGCTCGTCATCGCGCACCCGGAGTGCCCGCCGGACGTCATCGCCGCCGCCGACTTCGCCGGCTCGACCGCCGCGATGATCGATTTCGTGCGCGACCGCGCGCCGCAGCGCGTCGTGCTGCTGACCGAGTGCTCGATGAGCGACAACGTCGCGGCGGAGTTCCCCAACGTCGCCTTCGTGCGCCCGTGCAACCTGTGCCCGCACATGCGGCGCAACACGCTGCCGAAGATCTTACGCGCGCTCGAGACGCTACAGGACGAGGTGCTGGTCGACGAATCGGTGCGGGTGCGCGCGCAGGCCTCGCTCGACCGGATGATGGCGATCGCGTGA
- the rpsJ gene encoding 30S ribosomal protein S10, producing MSKQKIRIRLKAYDHRVLDQSAERIVDTAKRTGAFVSGPVPLPTEINRFCVNRSPHVDKKSREHFEMRTHKRLIDILQASPKTMDALMHLDLPAGVDIELKA from the coding sequence ATGTCGAAGCAGAAGATTCGCATCCGCCTCAAGGCCTACGATCACCGCGTGCTCGACCAGTCGGCCGAGCGCATCGTCGACACGGCGAAGCGCACGGGCGCGTTCGTGAGCGGTCCGGTACCTCTCCCCACGGAGATCAACCGGTTCTGCGTCAACCGTTCGCCGCACGTCGACAAGAAGTCGCGCGAGCACTTCGAGATGCGCACGCACAAGCGGTTGATCGACATCCTGCAGGCGTCGCCCAAGACGATGGATGCGCTCATGCACCTCGACTTGCCGGCCGGCGTCGACATCGAGCTCAAGGCCTGA